Within the Corynebacterium sp. sy039 genome, the region CTGCTGCAGCACCAGGTTATCCGCAAACGATTGGCACCCCTCAATTACGCCAGGCCATTATTAAAGCATTGGAACGACGATTTCATTGCCCACAAGTAAAAGGGGTTCTGCCGGTCATTGGTACCAAAGAAGCAATCGCGTTATTACCTACTTTACTGGGAATACGTGGGCACGTTCTCATTCCCAGCATTGCATATCCTACCTATGAGGTCGCAGTGCTCATGGCTGGGGCAACCCCAGTCCGTTGCGATGATCCTAGCGAGTTGCCGGAAGATATTGCACGCGACGTAGATTTGATTTTCATTAACTCACCGGCCAATCCTACGGGTGAGATAATTGCGCTTAACAAATTGCAACAGCTTATTGCTTGGGCACGTGAGCATAACGCCATCATTGCCTCTGATGAATGCTATCTTGGTCTTGTCTGGGAAGGAGAAGCATTCTCTGTTTTAGATGAGCGAGTATGCGCAGGTAATCACGATAACATTCTTGCAATTCATTCCCTTTCTAAAACATCTAATCTTGCTGCTTATCGTGCTGGTTTCTTCGCTGGCGACGAGCAACTTATCGCTGAGCTAACAGAAGTACGCAAGCATGCTGGGTTGATGATGCCTGGTCCTAACCAAGCAGCAATGGCAGCAGCTCTCGATGATGACTTGCAGGAACAACTGCAGAAAATGCGTTATCAGAAGCGTCGTGAAGCCCTGCTTGAGGCGTTGACTCAAGCAGGTTTTCGGATTGAGTATTCTGAAGCGGGGCTATATTTGTGGGCAACTCGTGACGAGAACTGCTGGGATACCGTACGGTGGTTTGCACAGCATGGTATCGTCGTAGCGCCAGGTTCTTTTTATGGTGAGCAGGCAGAGAACTTTGTTCGTATTGCGCTGACTGGTTCTGATGAGGATATTGCTCAGGTAGTGCAGCGATTAGGTTCCTAATCATATAATTCCTGTGTATATTGCGTGTGATTGGCTTGAATGTGCCTTGAGCGAGTAAAGTTTCCTGGGTTACTTTATTCGTGTGGAAGGATGATACATTTGACCGATCTGGATCTGTCACGATTTGTGCGTAATTTTCGACAGCTCATCCAATTCGGGATTGTGGGCGGTTCAGGCGTATTCGTCAATGTTGCTGTAGTGATTGTAGTCAGAAAACTACTGCAATGGGGCTGGGGTATTTCTGAATATGACTCCTTCTTTAATATCTTTGGTACACCTTTCAACGTCCGTTGGTATCACGTTTTTATGGCATGTGCCTTTTTGATCGCAAATACATGGAATTATCAACTCAACAGAATGTGGACGTTCAATGATAGAACGCTGCGTAGTTGGTGGCGTGGTTTCTTTCCATTCCTTTTGACCGGATTTACCGCTTTTATCGTCAGCACTGCTGTGGCGACGCTACTGATGAATGCACAATCGCCAATATCTTTACCGGATCATATTTTTGATGATTCCACCGGTTTTAGAACAAAAGTATATTGGGCTAATGCCATAGGCACGATGATTGCCATGCCAGTCAACTTTATCATCAACAAATTGTGGACTTTTAGAAAACCACAAAACCAGGTGGCAATGGATAAAACTATAGAAGAAAGCCCACAGGTAATCTAAAAATATGTCTTTGCGATCACAAACACAACCAATAGCAGCGCAACTTTCCACATTAGATCGCTTTTTGCCTCTCTGGATTGGCCTAGCCATGCTCGCAGGTCTGCTCTTAGGGCATTATATTCCTGGGCTACCGCATGCGCTTGAGATAATAAAAATTGGCGAAGTTTCTTTGCCCATTGCAGTGGGACTTTTAGTGATGATGTACCCTGTGCTGGCAAAAGTTCGCTATGACAAAGCTCATCAGGTGTTGGCTGATAAAAAACTCATGCTCACCAGCATTATTCTTAATTGGTTCGTTTCGCCAGCTTTTATGTTTGCGCTCGGGTGGATTTTCCTTGCCGATTTACCCGAATATCGCACCGGGTTAATTATCGTTGGGTTAGCACGATGCATTGCAATGGTGATGATTTGGAATGATCTAGCCTGTGGTGATCGTGAATCTGCAGCGGTGCTTGTTTTTATTAATTCTCTTTTTCAGGTTATTGCTTTTGGAATACTTGGGTGGTTTTATCTTCAGATTCTTCCATCATGGCTGGGACTTCCAACCACAAGCGCGCAATTTTCTTTCTGGTCAGTGACCAGTTCCGTATTATTCTTCCTTGGGGTGCCGCTCATCGCAGGATTTATTACACGAGTGATGGGGGAGAAAACTAAAGGAAAAGACTGGTACGAGCATATTTTTCTACCTCGACTTAGCCCCTGGGCTCTCTACGGATTGCTGTTTACAATCGTCATCTTGTTTGCACTACAAGGCCGTAGCATCACAGATAGGCCTTTCGACGTTGCCCGCATTGCCATTCCACTATTGATTTATTTTATTGTCACTTTTTGCGCAGGAATGTTTATTGGGTGGCTGCTCAAACTTGGTTATGCCAAAACCACGACGCTTGCTTTCACCGCAGCTGGCAATAACTTTGAGCTAGCTATTGCCGTAGCAATCGGTACATATGGTGTGGCCAGTGGTCAAGCATTGGCAGGAGTGGTGGGACCGCTTATTGAAGTGCCAGTGTTAGTCGCGTTAGTGTATGTAGCCTTATGGTTGCAACCTCGGTTTACTGCAGCACAGGGCAGTGAGGTGGAATAAAATATGTCAAAAATTGTCTTTGTATGCCAGCGCAATGCTGGAAAATCTCAAATGGCAGCAGCCGTTATGCGCACTTTATCGCCTGAAATAGAGGTGGTTTCTGCAGGGGTTAAACCTGGCGTAGCGTTGAATGAACTTTCAATGCAGGTGCTTAGGCAACGAGGATATGAAACAGAAGGCGAACACCCAAAATCGCTCAGGGCAGAACTCCTCGACCACGCAGATATGGTGGTCTTTTTAGGCAATGAAGCACATTATGATGTTCCCTCACATATACCGGTTCAGCGCTGGAACACAGTGGAACCATCTTTAGACGGTATTGAGGGGATTCGCAGAATGAATATGATTCTTGACGATATTGAGCACAGGGTACAACAACTTATCAATGCCCTATCGGAGGTAGGGCATTGATAATCAGGAAAGTACAAAACTAATTTGCGTGAAGAGCTGCATTAAGCTCAACAGCTTGAGATTTCCAAGGTAGTGCTTCAACCACACCAGTAGTAGAGTTACGGCGGAATAGCACATTATTGGAACCTGCCAAGTCAAGCGCCTTGACATATGCGCCATCTTCGCTGCCTAGAGCGTGAGCTACCGCACCACGTACAGCGACTTTTGCACCTGCAGTAACATAAGTACCAGCTTCTATGACACAGTCATCACCAAGCGGGATACCACATCCAGAGTTTGCTCCCAATAAACAGCGTTGACCAAGAGAAATAACTTGTTTTCCGCCACCAGAAAGTGTGCCCATAATGGAGGCGCCACCACCAACATCTGAGCCATCGCCGACGACGACCCCAGCAGAAATTCTGCCCTCCACCATAGAATTACCCAAAGTACCAGCATTGAAGTTGACGAATCCTTCATGCATAACAGTGGTGCCTTCTGCAAGATAGGCGCCAAGACGTACGCGGTCAGCATCACCAATACGCACGCCTGAAGGAACAACATAATCAACCATGCGAGGGAATTTATCTACTGAATAAACAGTAACTGTGCCGCGTCGTGATAATCGCGCTCGGGTAAGCTCAAAGTCTACCGGAGAGCATGGACCAAAATTAGTCCATACTACATTAGCGAGTAGTCCGAAAATACCGTCAAGGTTTTGTCCATGTGGACGAACGAGACGGTGGGATAGTAGATGGAGGCGTAGGTATGCGTCGTACGCATCAGTAGGTGCCGCGTCAAGATCGGCAATAGTTGTAGCAATGGCGACGCGAGTAACTAACCGATCGGAATCTTTCCCGACAAGCTCGCGAAAATGCTCTGGAATGGCTGAGCCTTCGAGCGTTTCGGTGTTTGTGTGAGCAGTAGCTTCGGATGCGTTAAGTTCTGGCTGTGGATACCACGCATCCAAAACAGTGCCGTCATGAATAACAGTTGCAATACCAAGTGCATAAGCAGAAGTCATAGTGACTACTCTAGCCAAAACCACGCCAAAGCGGCGTGATAGACATATTCTTTAGGCTTCTTTAGCAGATGTATTTTTCCTGCTGAGGAGTGAGAGCAGCACAATAGTCCCAAATACAATAGCTACTGCGACAACTTGTTGGCGAGCGCCTTCGTCGCTAAGCATCAGTAATGTCAAAGCACTTAATGCCACCAACGTGAATATCGATAACCAAGGGTAGAGCCACATACGAACTGTAGTTATTTCATTATTGCGCTCTAGCTCAGGATGAAGTTTTAAGTAACTTGCGCTAATGAAAAACCATAAAACAAGCAAACAACCGCCTACTGCATTAAGGAGGAAAGTTAATAGTCCTTCTGGGTTCCAGTATTGCAGCCCGACGGACAAAAAGGCGAATAAAATCGACAAGAGCACCGCATTTGTCGGCACATTCTCTTTATTGGTTTTGGCAAAAAATGCTGGTGCATTATTGCGTTGAGCGAGAGAGAATACAAACCGTGAGGTTGCATAAATCTGGGCATTAAAGGCAGATAGCAGAGCAAGAACAATGACTACTTCCATCACACCTGCGGCACCGGGAATTTTAGCAAGACGCAAAATATCTGCAAAAGGAGATTGCGCTGCCGAACCGGAGCTTTGGATGCTGGAATACGGCATCAAGAAAGTGATAATGAGCACGGAACCCATATAGAACAAGGAAATGCGCCAGATAATAGAACGTACAGCAACGGCAATGGATTCCTTAGGCTTTTCTGATTCTGCAGCAGCAATAGCAATAATCTCAATGCCGCCAAAAGCAAAGGCTACAGCTAAAAGTCCGGTAGCAATACCTGCTATGCCATGCGGCATAAAACCAGCGCTGAGGAAATTTTTTGTACCAATGAATTCATGTCCTGGTAGTAACCCAAAAATCAGTAGCGTACCAATAACAAGGAAGAAAATAAGAACAGCTACCTTAATAAAAGCAAACCAGAACTCAAATTCACCAAAGCCTCCGACGCGCGCCAAGTTGATTATGGTGAAAAAGACGACGCACACCAGCGCAGGTATCCACGGGTCGCATCCGAACCATGTGGACATAATTGCCGAAGCGCCAGTCATTTCTGCACCGATAACCATGATGAGCATGAACCAGTACAGCCAACCAACGGAGAAACCAGCCCAACGTCCAAAGGCCTGTTCAGCATAGACGGAAAAAGAGCCAGATACAGGACGTGCTGCGGTGAGTTCACCAAGCATTTGCATGACGAATACCACGATAATGCCAGCGAGGATATAAGCAATGAGAATTGCCGGACCTGCTGCTTTAATTCCTACACCTGCACCTAGGAATAATCCAGAACCGATTGCAGAACCAAGTCCCATCATGGTGAGGTGACGAGTCTTAAGACCTGCGCCAAGTTCAGAACTATCTTTGGCATTAGTCAGTGTGGTGCTTATTGGCTGTGCGTTACCAGCATGCACTTCGTTATTGTTACTCATACCTATTGAGAATAAACCGATATACGGTAAAAAAACTATTTTTACGTAGTTTATCTGCATTATGTTTATAAAATACTGTGAGTAAAAGCGAGCAACTCTGCATTAACATTCCTGGTAGTGCCTAAAGTGGTGCTCAAAACCGCTACACTAGATAGACGTGTCTACTTCTTCTAATGCTGCACTTGATCTTTATTCATCACCTATTGATTTGACTCGTCAACTTGTGGATGTGGAAAGCCCATCGCATCATGAGAAAAACATTGCTGATCTTATTGAAGCTGCATTGCGGTCAATCAATGACATACGGGTTGATCGGCATGGCAATACGATTGTGGCAAGAACACAACGCGGCTTGAGTAAGCGTGTTCTCTTAGCCGGACATATTGATACTGTGCCCATTGCGGATAATGTACCTTCTACTCTTGGCGTCGATAAGCAAGGGCGTGAAGTTATTTTTGGTTGCGGCAGTGTGGATATGAAGTCTGGATTAGCAGTGTATCTGCACACTTTTGCCAAGCTTGCCCATAGCGATACTCTGACAAAAGACCTCACCTTAGTATGTTATGAAGGTGAGGAAGTATCCAGTGAGTTCAATGGGTTAGGGCACATCGAGGCTGCTCATCCGCAATGGTTGGAGGCAGATGTTGCACTCTTGGGAGAACCGACCGGTTCTGTTATTGAGGCTGGTTGTCAGGGATCGATCCGGCTGAAAGTGATTGCTCATGGTGAGCGCGCCCATTCTGCACGTTCGTGGCTGGGGACAAATGCAATGCACGTGTTGGCACCAGTGATTAGTAATATCGCTCACTATCAGCAGACACGTGATCAAGAAATAGAAGTAGATGGTTGTCTCTATCATGAGGGGCTTAACATTGTGCACATGGAATCAGGAGTGGCTACGAATACTATTCCAGACCATGCATGGATGTTTGTTAATTTTCGTTTTGCGCCTCACCGCAGTGTTGATGAAGCTCTAGAGCATATGCTCAGTGTGCTAGATCTGCCACAAGGGGTCGAATATCTGATTGATGATGCAGTTCCTGGTGCGCGTCCTGGGCTTGACCAGCCGGTAGTGGCAGAGCTCATTAACCAAACTGGTGGTGTTTTCCGTGCGAAATACGGTTGGACTGATGTGGCACGTTTTTCCGCACTAAAAATTCCTGCAGTCAATTTTGGGCCAGGTGATCCAGCTTTTTGCCATAAGAAAGATGAGCAGTGCCCGGTGGCAATGATTGATGAGGTGGCCACCGTACTGAGCGCATATCTTACTTCCTAGCAGCTCCTGAGTTATGTGGTCGCTAGGAACTGTATCGTACGAGATGCATAAGGTGCATGGGCATATGCGGTATGTAGGTATGAGCAATAATGCGCCTTCATATTCTGTTTACTTTGACCTAGTAGAAAGAAATTGATTGTGCACTGCGCATTGTGATGCATAGCCGTGTATCTGTGCGCTATTAAATAAAGAAGTTATGAGCGATAGAATCGATAGAACAAAGAAGACTGATATGACAGAGATCCCCCAAGAACAAAAGCGTATGCTTCGTGGACCATTACTTGTTCGACAATCATCACAGCCACATGAATCTACTTATGACCAGCGACTTCTCGAATTAGGTGCGGATCATGATTGGTTACATGCAGATCCGTGGCGTGTGCTGAGAATCCAAAGCGAGTTTGTTACTGGATTTGATTCCCTTGCGCAGCTGCCGACGGCAGTAACAGTGTTTGGTTCTGCCCGCGTGGCGGAAGGCACCAAATACTATCAGCTCGGACAAGAGCTGGGTAAGAAACTCGTCGAAGCGGACTATGCTGTGATTACTGGTGGTGGTCCAGGACTTATGGAAGCCTGTAACCGTGGTGCGCATGAGGCAGGGGGGCTTTCTGTTGGGTTAGGTATTGAAATACCGCATGAGCAAGGACTTAACCAATATGTTGATGTAGGACTCAATTTCCGTTATTTCTTTGCACGCAAAACTATGTTCCTCAAGTATTCCCAGGCTTTTATGTGCTTACCAGGTGGTTTTGGTACCTTAGATGAGCTTTGTGAAGTCTTGTGCATGGTGCAGACTAAAAAAGTTACTAATTACCCCATTGTGCTCCTTGGTACTGAGTTTTGGTCTGGAATGCTCGATTGGCTGCGTGATCGCTTAGTTGCAGAAGGTATGATCAACGAGTCTGATTTGGATCTCTTTCTTTGTACTGATAGTCCTGAGGAAGCTGTAGCACATATCGTAAACATACATCGAACCATGCTTGATGAGCACGAAGACCAGGGATAATATGGTTTCTTCTGCTTTTCTTGATCCTGATGGTCTTGCCTCAGTGATGGCGATTATTAATCGCACACCAGATTCTTTCTATGACAAAGGCGCAACACAGACTTTCGACGCTGCTCTAGAACGTGCGCACGCTGTGATCACTGCCGGAGCTCGTATTGTTGATATTGGTGGCGTAAAGGCAGGACCAGGGCAAGAAGTGAGCGTGGCAGAAGAGATTGACCGTGTGGTTCCGCTTATCAGTGCAATTCATCAACGCTTTCCTCAGATAACCATTTCTGTCGATACATGGCGCTCGTCTGTCGCTGAGCGTGCGATTAATGCTGGGGCAACATTGGTCAATGACACGTGGGCAGGGCATGATCCAGAGCTTTCTGCGGTGGCGGGGCATTACAGAGTAGGTTATGTGTGCTCGCATACTGGTGGGGTCATACCGCGCACACGCCCGTATCGGGTGCATTTTGATGATATTGTCGCCAGCGTTATAGAAGAAACAACACGTCAAGCAGAATGCGCTATTAACCGAGGTGTGCCTGAGGAAAAAATCCTCATTGATCCAACGCATGACTTTGGTAAGAATACTTTTCATGGTTTGACTTTATTGCGTCATATTGATCAGATTGTTGCTACTGGTTTTCCCGTGTTAATGGCATTGTCTAATAAAGACTTTGTTGGAGAAACACTTAATCGTCCAGTTCAAGAGCGTGTTGCCGGTACTTTGGCTGCTACTGCATGGGCAGCGCATCATGGTGTTGCGTGTTTTCGAGCTCATCAGGTGCAAGAAACAATTGATACTATTGCTATGACCGCAGCAATTCAGGGAAAAATTGCGCCGCGTGCTACTACTCGGGGGTTGGCATGAAGTTGAGTATTGTTATTCCAGCGCTCAATGAAGAAAAAACTATTGCTCAAGTAATAGTTTGTGTTCAAGAGAGTATTGCTGCGAGTTCTTTTGCGCAATCGGATGTTGAACTATTAGTTATCGACGCTGATTCAACTGACAACACGTATCATGAAGCAGCAGCAACTGGCGCTTGTGTGCTCAATTGGCGTGAGATCATACCTCATATTCCACCGCGAACTGGCAAAGGGGAATCGTTATGGCGAGGCGTATATGCTGCTCGTGGTGAGATAGTTATGTTTATTGATGCGGATCTAGAGACTGTCGACCCGATGATTGTCTCCAAGTTAACCGCCCCTTTTAGCAATCCACAGATCCATTTAGTTAAAGCAGACTATCGACGTGCTTTCCAAGGACAACCAACTGGAGGTGGCAGAGTTACCCAGTTATCTGCTAAGCCGTTATTGCGTGCGTTTTTTCCCGAACTTGCATCCATTAACCAGCCTCTTGCAGGGGAATATGCTATTCGACGTTCCACTGCGCTTTCTTTGGCTTTCGTCGAGGGCTATGGTGTAGAAATAGGATTGCTTATCGATATATATCGTCGCTATGGCATCACTGCTATTGCCCAAGCACAGCTGGTTGATAAGTATCATCGTAACCGCACTTTAACGGAATTGAGTGCAATGTCTGATATTGTTATTGCAACTATTTTGGATCGTGTGGGCATCGTAAATGAGCTTGGTATCAACCAACGTATGCCAATTGATGCTATAAGCAGCCAAGCCAATCTAGGAGAGGGAAAATAAGTGTTATCGTGGTTGTTGCTTACTGTTGTCGTCGCGTTTTTTGCGCTTATCATTGCACTGATTATGGGAACACTCTCTGGTTCAGGCGAGCGGCAGAGTGCCCGGGAGCTCCATCCTCGGGCTGAGCTTATGCAAGGCAACCGCAATGCTGTTGCTACCCATGACGTCGATGCCGTACATCTTGAGTTAGCGTTGCGCGGTTATCGACAAGATCAAGTTGATGATCTCATCGAGGCGCTTTTTGCTCGTATTGATTATCTGGAACAACAAGTGCAAGGTGCTGGAAAGACTAGGGAAGTAAGCGCGCATACTGAGTAGCGAGTTAGGTGGTACTAACAGGTATTCTTGCTTTCTCTAATAGATCGCAGTATTTTTTCTAGCAATGTATGATAAGAAGAGTTGGTATCTGCGCCACAAGCCATTATCTTTTATTTTTCATAATGATGCTTATGTCTTATTATCAATGTAATTTTCAACTGAGGAAGCGGTAAAACAAGTGGCAGCTATGAAGCCTCGTACAGGTAACGGCCCAATGGAAGTAGTGATTGAGTCTCGTAAAATCGTTATGCGTATTCCTACTGATGGCGGTGGGCGGTTGGTTATTGAGCTCAATAAGGAAGAAGCTACCCAGTTGAGTACCTTATTGAGCGATGTTGCGCAGTGATAGACTTCGCGTTGTTATTCCCTAGCCGTATTAGCCTCTTATTAGCCAAGGAGAATGTGTCGTCGTGCTTTCCCATGTGATAGATCTACTTGCTGATCCTATAGATTTGACTCCTCTAGAACTGGCAGATGATTCTTCTCGACTCATTTCTGATTCTGGTCATAGCTATGATATTGCACGTCAAGGTTATGTCACTCTTGCAGGTGGTGCTGGACTACGCTATGCCGGTGATAATACTGAGATGATCCAAGATCGAGAGACTTTTCTCTCTCGTGGTCATTATGCGCCTTTTGTAGAAGCAGTGTCGCATAAAGCAATAGAAGCAATCAACGATGCACATATCCCTGATGATGCAGAACCTGCATTATTAGAAGTTGGTGCAGGTACGGGCTACTATCTTTCGCATCTTTTAGATTCCATTGACGGCTCGCGCGGTATTGGTTTGGACGTATCGGTTCCTTCTGCAAAATTATTGGCAAAATGTCATCCGCGTGTTGGTGCTGTTGTAGCTGATGCGTGGGCAAGACTTCCCATCCGAGATGAGTCTATCGACGTTATTGCGGTTGTTTTTGCCCCACGAAATGCTAGCGAGTTTGCGCGAGTACTTAAACCTCAAGGCGAGGTGGTCGTGCTGACAGCAGATAGCGGTCATCTAGATGAATTACGCGAACCACTAGGCATCATTGGTGTGGAACAGGGTAAAGTTGAACGTATGACTGCTCAAGCTGCTGGGCATCTGGTACCACACGGACAGTCAGAATCAGTGGAGTTCCGGATGCAACTTGATCAGGATTCGATTGCTGCACAGATTGGCATGAGTCCCTCGGCACGGCATATCCATCCTGACATTCTGGCACAGCGCATTGCGACATTGCCCGATACTATGTCAGTCACTGCACGGGCAAAAATTACGCGATTTAGGAAAATTGCTTAAACAAGTTTGTGGTATAGATCCACAGTTTGTGCAGCGATTGTTTCCCAAGAAAAATCATTCATTGCTCGTTGCCGACCAGCGATACCATAGTTTTTTACTCGCGTAGCATCACTGATGAGTGCGTTTACCGCATGAGCTAGATCTTGTACGAAACTATTCGTATCAGCTGGATCATAATGCACAAGTGTGCCAGTAACTCCATCGGCTACCACCTCAGGAATACCACCAACGTCGGAAGCGACAACTGCTGTTGCACAGGCCATCGCTTCCAGATTGACAATACCTAGTGGCTCATAAATTGATGGACAGACAAAGACATCGGCGGCACTGAGGATCTCTTGAATATCTGCTTGCGGTAACATTGTTTCTACCCAGATAACCCCAGTACGTTGTGCTTGCAGTTGGTGTACCAATTGCGCTGTGTGCTTGGCGATTTCTGGAGTATCCGGAGCACCTGCACACAGGATCAATTGCGCATCAGGAGAGAAAAGGTGTGCTGCTTTGATAAGATACTCAACGCCTTTTTGCCTGGTAATGCGTCCGACAAAAGCAATAATAGGGCGTTGTGGATCAACACCTAGTGAATGAAGAATTGAGTGCTGTGCTTGATCAAAAGTCGGCCGCGGTTGCCATAGCTGAGTGTCGATACCATTGAGAATGACATGGACTTTATCAGCATCAATACGTGGATAGGCATGTAAAATCGTCTGTTTCATCTTGGCAGAGACGGCGATAATAGCATCAGCATATTCCATTGCATTGCGCTCTGACCAGGAGGATATATTATAACCACCGCCTAATTGTTCTTTTTTCCACGGACGGTCTGGCTCAAGAGAATGTGCAGTAACCACATGCGGAATAGAGTGCAGTTGTGCACTTAAATGCCCGCCTAGTCCGGAGTACCAGGTATGCGAATGAACAATATCTGCATTGTGTGTTGCATGAGCCATACGTAACCCGGTCGAAAGAGTGCGCAATGCGGGATTGGCATTTTCTAATGCAGGATCGACGCTGTGCACATAGACATCATGTTCTGAGCGTTCTTGTCCCATGCAGTGCACATCGACTGGCACTATGTTGCGCATGAAACGGGTTAGCTCGGTAACATGAACACCTGCGCCACCGTAGATCTCAGGTGGATACTCTTTGGTTAGCATTGCTACTCTCATACTCCACAGGGTAGTGCTTTTGAGTGAGTTATGTATTATCTTCTTGAATTAGTTTTAGTGAAGTATCTGTCAATTACGATAACAATTACAATAAAAGCCGAGAAAAAGTTGCTGGCAGCATATACCATTGGGTTTTGTGAGAACCCAACATAATGTTCTGGCCATTGTACTCGCTGGCGGTGAAGGAAAGCGGCTGTTCCCACTGACCGAAGACCGGGCAAAACCTGCTGTGCCTTTTGGTGGCACATACCGTCTAATTGACTTTGTATTATCAAATTTGGTTAATGCTGGGTATATGAAAATATGCGTGCTGACCCAGTACAAATCTCAT harbors:
- a CDS encoding glucosyl-3-phosphoglycerate synthase, whose product is MKLSIVIPALNEEKTIAQVIVCVQESIAASSFAQSDVELLVIDADSTDNTYHEAAATGACVLNWREIIPHIPPRTGKGESLWRGVYAARGEIVMFIDADLETVDPMIVSKLTAPFSNPQIHLVKADYRRAFQGQPTGGGRVTQLSAKPLLRAFFPELASINQPLAGEYAIRRSTALSLAFVEGYGVEIGLLIDIYRRYGITAIAQAQLVDKYHRNRTLTELSAMSDIVIATILDRVGIVNELGINQRMPIDAISSQANLGEGK
- a CDS encoding methyltransferase domain-containing protein, producing MLSHVIDLLADPIDLTPLELADDSSRLISDSGHSYDIARQGYVTLAGGAGLRYAGDNTEMIQDRETFLSRGHYAPFVEAVSHKAIEAINDAHIPDDAEPALLEVGAGTGYYLSHLLDSIDGSRGIGLDVSVPSAKLLAKCHPRVGAVVADAWARLPIRDESIDVIAVVFAPRNASEFARVLKPQGEVVVLTADSGHLDELREPLGIIGVEQGKVERMTAQAAGHLVPHGQSESVEFRMQLDQDSIAAQIGMSPSARHIHPDILAQRIATLPDTMSVTARAKITRFRKIA
- the glgA gene encoding glycogen synthase, with the translated sequence MRVAMLTKEYPPEIYGGAGVHVTELTRFMRNIVPVDVHCMGQERSEHDVYVHSVDPALENANPALRTLSTGLRMAHATHNADIVHSHTWYSGLGGHLSAQLHSIPHVVTAHSLEPDRPWKKEQLGGGYNISSWSERNAMEYADAIIAVSAKMKQTILHAYPRIDADKVHVILNGIDTQLWQPRPTFDQAQHSILHSLGVDPQRPIIAFVGRITRQKGVEYLIKAAHLFSPDAQLILCAGAPDTPEIAKHTAQLVHQLQAQRTGVIWVETMLPQADIQEILSAADVFVCPSIYEPLGIVNLEAMACATAVVASDVGGIPEVVADGVTGTLVHYDPADTNSFVQDLAHAVNALISDATRVKNYGIAGRQRAMNDFSWETIAAQTVDLYHKLV
- a CDS encoding DUF3117 domain-containing protein, with amino-acid sequence MAAMKPRTGNGPMEVVIESRKIVMRIPTDGGGRLVIELNKEEATQLSTLLSDVAQ